The Streptomyces rimosus genomic interval CTGGCGGCCGGGGTGTGCGGGCTGCTCGCCACCTTGGCCGTGGGGCTGCTCCCCACCTCCGCCGCGGCGGCCGACGAACCGGACACGAAGAAGCCCTCCCCCAAGGTCGAGCTGGTGCTCGATGTCAGCGGGTCGATGCGGGCCCGCGACATCGACGGGCAGACCCGGATGGCGGCGGCAAAGCAGGCGTTCAACGAGGTGCTGGACGCGGTGCCGGGCGAGGTCCAGCTCGGTATCCGCACCCTCGGCGCGAACTACCCGGGGCCCGACCGGCAGACCGGGTGCAAGGACACCAAGCAGCTCTACCCGGTCGGGCCGCTCGACCGGACCGAGGCGAAGACGGCGGTGGCGACGCTCGCGCCCACCGGGTGGACGCCGATCGGCCCCGCGCTGCTGGGCGCGGCCGACGACCTCAAGGGCGGTGACGCGACCCGCCGGATCGTGCTGATCACGGACGGCGAGGACACCTGCGCCCCGCTCGACCCGTGCGAGGTGGCGCGGGAGATCGCCGCCAAGGGCATCCACCTGACCGTGGACACGCTCGGGCTGCTGCCGGACGCCAAGACCCGCAACCAGCTCAGCTGCATCGCGGAGGCCACCGGCGGCACCTACACCTCCGTCCAGCACACCAGTGAACTGCGGGACCGGGTGCACCAGTTGGTGGACCGGGCGGCCGATCCGGTGGTGAACCCGGTGGCGGTCCAGGGCGCCGACCAGTGCGCCAAGGCCCCGGTGCTCAAGCCGGGCCTGTACAGCGACCGGGAGAAGTTCGCCGAGCACCGCTGGTACCGGGTGGACCTGCGGCCCGGCCAGGAGCTGCGGGCGTCCGCGAGCATCGGCGCCGACCGCGCCGTCAACAACGACTACGGCATCCTGCTGCGCGCCTCGACCGTGCACGGCCGGGAGATCGTGCGCGGCTCGGAGGCGGGCGACGGGCGCACCGACGTGATCTCGTCGGGGCTGCGCTACCCGAAGGCGCCGCTGAAGAACGCGGAGGGTGCCGCAAAGAACGCGCCGGAGACGGTGTGCCTCCAGCTCAGCAACTCCTTCGCGGCGCCCGCCTCGGTGAAGACCGAGCCGGGTATGCCGGTGGAGCTGGCCATCGACGTGGTGGACGGTCCGTCCGACGCCTCGGACGCCGCCTCCTTCGGTCTGGGCCGCGGCTGGTGGTTCCTGGGCGCGCTGGTGCTGTTCGGCCTGGTGGCCGGTCTGCTGTGGGGCTGGCTGTCGCGCTGGCGTGTCGCCGTCTGGAGGACCAACTGATGCGTACGCGTAGGTTCATGACCGCCGCACTGCTGGCGGGTGTCGCACTCTTGGGTACGGCGGGTACGGCAGTGGCGGACAGCCCGTCGCCGTCCCCCAGCAGCAGCGGCAGCGGTGCCGGGCCGACCGAGGCGGGGACTTCGTTCCGTACCGCGACGCCGGTCCAGCCGGGGCAGCGTGCGACGGCCGGGGCGTCGACCGGCGACTACCTGTACTGGGTGGTGCCCGTGGACACCGGGCAGCGCGCGACGATGAAGGCGAAGGTGACGCTGCCCAAGGCGGCCCGGCACGGCGCCTCGACCTGGCAGATCGACGTGTACGACGGGCTGCGGCGGCGCCAGGCGTGCGTCTACGGCGCGCAGACCAGGGCGGCGGCAGCGGACGCGGCCTCGGTGGAGGTGTCCTGCACGCT includes:
- a CDS encoding VWA domain-containing protein, encoding MITRKRLAAGVCGLLATLAVGLLPTSAAAADEPDTKKPSPKVELVLDVSGSMRARDIDGQTRMAAAKQAFNEVLDAVPGEVQLGIRTLGANYPGPDRQTGCKDTKQLYPVGPLDRTEAKTAVATLAPTGWTPIGPALLGAADDLKGGDATRRIVLITDGEDTCAPLDPCEVAREIAAKGIHLTVDTLGLLPDAKTRNQLSCIAEATGGTYTSVQHTSELRDRVHQLVDRAADPVVNPVAVQGADQCAKAPVLKPGLYSDREKFAEHRWYRVDLRPGQELRASASIGADRAVNNDYGILLRASTVHGREIVRGSEAGDGRTDVISSGLRYPKAPLKNAEGAAKNAPETVCLQLSNSFAAPASVKTEPGMPVELAIDVVDGPSDASDAASFGLGRGWWFLGALVLFGLVAGLLWGWLSRWRVAVWRTN